Proteins encoded in a region of the Anopheles ziemanni chromosome 2, idAnoZiCoDA_A2_x.2, whole genome shotgun sequence genome:
- the LOC131290866 gene encoding BUB3-interacting and GLEBS motif-containing protein ZNF207 isoform X1 — MGRKKKKASKPWCWYCNREFDDEKILVQHQKAKHFKCHICHKKLYTGPGLSIHCMQVHKESIDKVPNSLPNRSNIVIEIYGMEGIPPEDIREHEKQKNGNRSESEEEEPAHKKMKQPEATTVSQGMMMQNMIAPHLQAAYGMNPMMGAMGGMNPYMVPPGMQMMPAMMGAAPRPLFPAAAASVATVASTSKATFPAYSSATISAPPTTNSAISAAAANNNNINNGLGGGDASKAAASSVIPNAGTATSKIVHPPEDLSLEELRARKPQYHKQIQQATQQLLQQKQQEKQQAQVAAAVAAAQQQLQAQAQAQLKHHQQQQQQHQQHLQQQHQQHLQQQHQQHLQQQQQQQQQQQQQQQQQQQQQQQQLQQLSPFSSASGTATVASNTQTTASMKDNRMMSPQEQAAVIAHAAQAAAANHHKQIEELNRAAMIQRFQAANAAVANAAAAAASRPGMPIGMVPVSLGGPMPLMQPMMRQGLALGPPGGGNLALLGGNMLRPGPPQMGLGPGGLLTQIPTVPGMGVMFPGAPMLPMMPPRFR; from the exons ATGGGtcgcaagaagaagaaggcatCGAAGCCGTGGTGCtg GTACTGCAACCGAGAGTTCGACGATGAGAAGATTCTAGTACAGCATCAGAAGGCAAAGCATTTCAAATGCCACATCTGCCACAAAAAGCTTTACACCGGTCCAGGCCTTTCCATACATTGCATGCAGGTTCACAAGGAATCGATCGATAAGGTGCCGAACTCGCTCCCGAACCGGTCGAATATAGTGATTGAAATCTATGGCATGGAAGGCATTCCACCGGAAGATATTCGTGAACATGAGAAGCAGAAAAACGGTAACCGCTCGGaatcggaggaggaggagccaGCGCACAAGAAGATGAAACAACCCGAAG CTACCACCGTTTCGCAAGGGATGATGATGCAGAATATGATTGCGCCCCATTTGCAAGCGGCGTACGGCATGAACCCCATGATGGGAGCGATGGGGGGCATGAACCCGTACATGGTACCACCCGGGATGCAAATGATGCCTGCGATGATGGGAGCCGCACCTCGGCCGCTCTTCCCGGCCGCAGCCGCCAGCGTGGCGACGGTAGCTAGCACATCGAAAGCTACCTTCCCTGCGTACAGCTCGGCCACAATTAGCGCACCGCCAACGACCAACAGTGCCATCTCTGCCGCTgcagcaaacaacaacaacatcaacaatggACTGGGTGGCGGTGACGCTTCAAAGGCGGCAGCCTCTTCTGTGATACCGAACGCGGGAACGGCCACGTCGAAGATTGTCCATCCACCGGAAGATCTTAGCTTGGAGGAACTACGTGCCCGAAAGCCACAGTATCACAAGCAAATTCAGCAGGCCACGCAACAGTTactgcagcagaagcagcaggaaAAGCAGCAGGCGCAAGTGGCAGCCGCCGTGGCCGCAGCTCAGCAACAACTGCAGGCACAGGCACAAGCGCAGCTTAAAcaccaccagcaacaacaacaacagcaccagcagcatttgcaacaacagcatcagcaacatctgcagcaacaacatcagcagcatctgcaacaacagcagcaacagcaacagcagcagcaacagcagcaacagcagcagcaacaacaacagcaacagcagcttcAGCAATTGTCACCCTTTTCGTCCGCCTCCGGAACAGCGACAGTTGCTTCCAACACCCAGACAACGGCCTCGATGAAGGACAATCGTATGATGTCGCCGCAAGAA CAAGCCGCCGTGATAGCGCATGCTGCTCAGGCTGCTGCGGCGAACCATCATAAGCAGATTGAGGAATTGAATCGTGCCGCAATGATTCAACGATTTCAGGCAGCGAATGCAGCCGTGGCCAATgctgccgccgctgccgcctcGAGACCGGGAATGCCAATTGGAATG GTTCCGGTGTCGCTAGGAGGACCCATGCCGCTAATGCAACCAATGATGCGCCAAGGGTTGGCCCTTGGCCCACCGGGCGGGGGAAATTTGGCGCTGCTAGGGGGTAACATGTTACGCCCTGGTCCACCACAAATGGGTCTTGGTCCAG GTGGGTTACTAACGCAAATTCCAACCGTACCCGGCATGGGTGTCATGTTTCCGGGGGCTCCAATGCTGCCGATGATGCCGCCACGTTTCCGGTGA
- the LOC131282083 gene encoding protein yellow, protein MVGGCSRVALVLAATVSCCVLVILPHRALANDNLRVAYQWSEIDFEFASAADRQEALASKRYIPANVIPVGLEVYKKRLFLTLPRWKDGIPASLAYINLNETTTQSPRLHPYPSWSAHRRISESEAPEIVSPFRIRADRCGRLWVLDTGVDELLGNTTVSSPTSLLVYDLHNDNLLRRYTFPADHLKENSFYANIAVEDTVCEDTFAYAADLGSPGLVVYSWKQQESWRVKHHYFHPDPLAGNYNISGINFQWDDGLFGIALKPQPDGYSTLYFHPLSSLNEFSVSTKVLRNQTYATDAASNYHEFKVLGSRGPNGQAGVAFVDQKTGVIFYALPNLNAVTCWKTSNRAYTIKSLGRVYMSTVDMVFPNDVKVDDESNLWVLSDRLHQYMYESLNRNDTNFRVLTATVKDAIQNTACDTNIRPLPDIITNLGDILRPSTSTVAPKSGSSDAVKLQSIFGVATALAILVTMLRSY, encoded by the exons ATGGTCGGTGGTTGTAGTCGCGTGGCCTTGGTGCTTGCAGCCACCGTCAGCTGCTGTGTGCTGGTGATTTTACCGCACCGGGCCCTTGCCAACGATAACTTGCGCGTGGCCTATCAATGGAGCGAGATCGATTTCGAGTTCGCCAGCGCCGCCGACCGGCAGGAGGCCCTGGCGTCCAAGCGCTACATCCCGGCGAACGTGATACCGGTCGGGCTGGAGGTGTACAAAAAGCGTCTCTTTCTGACGCTGCCACGATGGAAGGACGGCATTCCTGCATCACTAGCTTACATCAATCTCAACG aAACCACAACACAATCGCCACGGCTACACCCATACCCAAGCTGGAGTGCACACAGACGAATCAGCGAATCGGAGGCACCAGAAATAGTGTCACCCTTCCGGATACGGGCGGACCGTTGCGGACGCCTTTGGGTGCTCGACACCGGTGTCGATGAACTGCTTGGCAACACCACGGTCAGCAGTCCAACGTCGCTGCTGGTGTACGATCTGCACAACGATAACCTGCTACGGCGGTACACCTTCCCAGCGGATCACCTCAAAGAGAACTCATTCTACGCGAACATTGCCGTAGAGGACACGGTTTGCGAGGACACGTTCGCGTACGCAGCCGATCTGGGCAGCCCCGGGTTGGTGGTGTACTCCTGGAAGCAGCAAGAGTCGTGGCGCGTCAAGCATCACTACTTCCACCCAGATCCGCTGGCCGGGAACTACAACATCAGTGGTATCAACTTCCAGTGGGATGACGGGCTGTTCGGAATCGCCCTGAAGCCTCAGCCAGACGGCTACTCCACGCTCTACTTCCACCCGCTCAGCTCGCTGAACGAATTTTCAGTATCGACGAAGGTGCTGCGCAACCAAACCTACGCCACGGACGCGGCGTCCAACTATCACGAGTTCAAGGTGCTGGGATCGCGCGGCCCGAACGGCCAGGCGGGCGTTGCCTTCGTTGACCAAAAGACGGGCGTCATCTTCTACGCCCTGCCGAACCTGAACGCCGTCACATGCTGGAAAACGTCCAACCGCGCGTACACGATCAAATCGCTCGGCCGTGTGTACATGAGCACGGTGGACATGGTGTTCCCGAACGACGTCAAAGTCGACGACGAAAGCAATCTGTGGGTGCTGTCGGACCGCCTGCACCAGTACATGTACGAGTCGCTCAACCGGAACGACACGAACTTCCGCGTTCTCACCGCAACCGTGAAGGATGCGATACAGAATACAGCCTGCGACACCAACATCAGGCCGCTGCCGGATATTATCACCAACCTAGGCGATATCCTGCGACCTTCCACGAGCACCGTGGCACCGAAGAGCGGATCGAGTGACGCAGTCAAACTGCAATCGATCTTCGGCGTGGCCACCGCTCTAGCGATACTTGTAACAATGCTAAGGTCGTACTAG
- the LOC131290866 gene encoding BUB3-interacting and GLEBS motif-containing protein ZNF207 isoform X2, giving the protein MGRKKKKASKPWCWYCNREFDDEKILVQHQKAKHFKCHICHKKLYTGPGLSIHCMQVHKESIDKVPNSLPNRSNIVIEIYGMEGIPPEDIREHEKQKNGNRSESEEEEPAHKKMKQPEATTVSQGMMMQNMIAPHLQAAYGMNPMMGAMGGMNPYMVPPGMQMMPAMMGAAPRPLFPAAAASVATVASTSKATFPAYSSATISAPPTTNSAISAAAANNNNINNGLGGGDASKAAASSVIPNAGTATSKIVHPPEDLSLEELRARKPQYHKQIQQATQQLLQQKQQEKQQAQVAAAVAAAQQQLQAQAQAQLKHHQQQQQQHQQHLQQQHQQHLQQQHQQHLQQQQQQQQQQQQQQQQQQQQQQQQLQQLSPFSSASGTATVASNTQTTASMKDNRMMSPQEVPVSLGGPMPLMQPMMRQGLALGPPGGGNLALLGGNMLRPGPPQMGLGPGGLLTQIPTVPGMGVMFPGAPMLPMMPPRFR; this is encoded by the exons ATGGGtcgcaagaagaagaaggcatCGAAGCCGTGGTGCtg GTACTGCAACCGAGAGTTCGACGATGAGAAGATTCTAGTACAGCATCAGAAGGCAAAGCATTTCAAATGCCACATCTGCCACAAAAAGCTTTACACCGGTCCAGGCCTTTCCATACATTGCATGCAGGTTCACAAGGAATCGATCGATAAGGTGCCGAACTCGCTCCCGAACCGGTCGAATATAGTGATTGAAATCTATGGCATGGAAGGCATTCCACCGGAAGATATTCGTGAACATGAGAAGCAGAAAAACGGTAACCGCTCGGaatcggaggaggaggagccaGCGCACAAGAAGATGAAACAACCCGAAG CTACCACCGTTTCGCAAGGGATGATGATGCAGAATATGATTGCGCCCCATTTGCAAGCGGCGTACGGCATGAACCCCATGATGGGAGCGATGGGGGGCATGAACCCGTACATGGTACCACCCGGGATGCAAATGATGCCTGCGATGATGGGAGCCGCACCTCGGCCGCTCTTCCCGGCCGCAGCCGCCAGCGTGGCGACGGTAGCTAGCACATCGAAAGCTACCTTCCCTGCGTACAGCTCGGCCACAATTAGCGCACCGCCAACGACCAACAGTGCCATCTCTGCCGCTgcagcaaacaacaacaacatcaacaatggACTGGGTGGCGGTGACGCTTCAAAGGCGGCAGCCTCTTCTGTGATACCGAACGCGGGAACGGCCACGTCGAAGATTGTCCATCCACCGGAAGATCTTAGCTTGGAGGAACTACGTGCCCGAAAGCCACAGTATCACAAGCAAATTCAGCAGGCCACGCAACAGTTactgcagcagaagcagcaggaaAAGCAGCAGGCGCAAGTGGCAGCCGCCGTGGCCGCAGCTCAGCAACAACTGCAGGCACAGGCACAAGCGCAGCTTAAAcaccaccagcaacaacaacaacagcaccagcagcatttgcaacaacagcatcagcaacatctgcagcaacaacatcagcagcatctgcaacaacagcagcaacagcaacagcagcagcaacagcagcaacagcagcagcaacaacaacagcaacagcagcttcAGCAATTGTCACCCTTTTCGTCCGCCTCCGGAACAGCGACAGTTGCTTCCAACACCCAGACAACGGCCTCGATGAAGGACAATCGTATGATGTCGCCGCAAGAA GTTCCGGTGTCGCTAGGAGGACCCATGCCGCTAATGCAACCAATGATGCGCCAAGGGTTGGCCCTTGGCCCACCGGGCGGGGGAAATTTGGCGCTGCTAGGGGGTAACATGTTACGCCCTGGTCCACCACAAATGGGTCTTGGTCCAG GTGGGTTACTAACGCAAATTCCAACCGTACCCGGCATGGGTGTCATGTTTCCGGGGGCTCCAATGCTGCCGATGATGCCGCCACGTTTCCGGTGA